The following coding sequences lie in one Silene latifolia isolate original U9 population chromosome 5, ASM4854445v1, whole genome shotgun sequence genomic window:
- the LOC141657035 gene encoding uncharacterized protein LOC141657035: MKMENEKLGESTTMADVVQGEGGGSKSSVSIVSKARFAFHSAAAKAEQVLLDFKSDLKDSDEFGEVVNSEFEQKAFNESKQFRWKPPSLGTKQEWHERLRNIGKGRKGTEEVVKVESPKMSFPIYDENLYLYNEKISSESRGFETQSLLDGSDANKDIIPPSFVLKQLAIATESERNYKSVKDLLTSSASSSPVRERASLSISAVRSLVLRGKEEKVSSEFSDDKVWAFIQSILDAEGLAPSRKVGFLVENLPSTLTLPRDIHGAAPESLLVKVSEVIGSFKTLRKMAQFWFRFVAELRTLWLEEQYIPGVPLDELPDLNYCLLYQQLQLMNCCVSRKKRRAIATDSLELLMKEADCDADGVPSSVEKITSGSFLYAKTVAGEVVLRLGASREAENLTMLETGEPVYAPLTQEGPLLTEDLAREAEEFVLRTGSVGAGCSHLLSDMQAFKAANPGCILEDFVRWHSPPDWTEQESGNESDASSAAGESTSSRGRLSSRMRKEGNLWRELWETAKPVPAVRQAPLFDEDLAVEGVLTELEDMSPSQLFGQLFRSLLGLGFVIAETKLSTDESILKLFYECKDFVVASYQGDAWTEKIDDLCQVYETVEAIFVRPEDVVKVMKQPEDANSDEPKQRFKKFTQIFNRKNRPKKSTPDDGSPDDTPTRQPFSNFFDSRSSLFSKKPPKPENPASQATNPCGLDENDWTVV; this comes from the exons ATGAAAATGGAGAACGAAAAACTCGGAGAATCAACAACAATGGCGGATGTAGTACAAGGGGAAGGAGGAGGATCAAAATCATCAGTATCAATAGTATCTAAGGCTAGGTTCGCCTTTCATTCCGCTGCTGCTAAAGCGGAACAAGTTCTTCTTGATTTTAAATCCGATCTTAAAG ATTCGGATGAGTTTGGCGAGGTGGTGAATTCAGAGTTTGAGCAAAAG GCTTTTAATGAATCAAAGCAATTCCGATGGAAACCACCAAGTTTGGGGACAAAGCAAGAATGGCATGAGAGATTAAGGAATATCGGAAAAGGTAGAAAGGGAACCGAAGAAGTGGTGAAAGTTGAGAGTCCAAAGATGTCCTTCCCTATATATGATGAAAATTTGTACCTTTATAATGAAAAAATATCTTCTGAATCGAGG GGTTTTGAGACCCAGTCGCTTTTAGATGGCTCTGATGCCAACAAAGATATAATTCCGCCTTCTTTTGTATTGAAGCAATTAGCCATTGCTACTGA ATCAGAAAGGAACTATAAGTCAGTTAAGGACCTTCTCACATCGTCTGCAAGTTCTTCACCAGTTAGGGAAAGGGCGAGTCTGAGCATCTCAGCGGTGAGGTCGTTGGTTCTACGAGGAAAAGAGGAGAAAGTTTCATCTGAGTTTAGTGATGATAAAGTTTGGGCTTTTATTCAGTCTATACTAGATGCTG AGGGACTTGCTCCTAGCCGGAAAGTCGGTTTTCTCGTTGAGAACCTCCCTAGCACTTTGACATTGCCAAGAGATATACATGGTGCAGCACCAGAGAGCCTGCTAGTTAAAGTATCTGAAGTCATAGGAAGCTTTAAGACATTGCGGAAGATGGCACAGTTTTGGTTTAGGTTTGTTGCTGAA CTCAGAACACTTTGGTTGGAAGAGCAATATATACCTGGTGTTCCTCTTGATGAATTACCAGATTTAAATTACTGTCTTCTCTATCAACAGTTGCAGCTTATGAATTGTTGTGTTTCTAGAAAGAAACGCCGTGCTATTGCTACTGATTCACTGGAATTGTTAATGAAAGAAGCTGATTGTGATGCTGATGGGGTACCATCCTCTGTTGAAAAAATCACTTCAGGATCTTTTCTGTATGCCAAAACTGTCGCTGGAGAAGTTGTTTTAAGACTTGGAGCCAGTCGTGAAGCTGAAAATTTAACAATGTTGGAGACTGGAGAGCCCGTATATGCCCCCTTGACACAG GAAGGACCATTGCTCACCGAGGATCTTGCGCGGGAGGCTGAAGAGTTTGTCTTGCGAACAGGAAG CGTTGGTGCTGGCTGTTCCCATCTCCTGTCTGATATGCAGGCTTTCAAG GCTGCAAATCCTGGATGTATTCTTGAAGACTTTGTAAGATGGCACTCTCCACCTGATTGGACAGAACAAGAGTCTGGCAACGAGTCCGATGCTAGTTCTGCTGCAGGGGAGTCAACATCTTCAAGAGGTCGATTGAGTAGTCGTATGAGGAAAGAAG GGAATTTGTGGAGAGAACTATGGGAAACAGCCAAGCCGGTTCCTGCTGTTCGACAGGCTCCACTCTTTGACGAAGATTTAGCAGT AGAAGGGGTTTTGACAGAATTAGAAGACATGTCTCCTTCTCAGCTTTTTGGACAACTATTCAGGTCATTG CTTGGTTTAGGATTTGTGATTGCTGAAACGAAGCTGTCTACAGACGAGTCTATTTTAAAACTGTTCTACGAATGTAAAGATTTTGTGGTTGCCTCATACCAAGGCGATGCATGGACAGAGAAAATCGATGATCTCTGCCAG GTTTATGAAACGGTTGAGGCAATATTTGTTCGGCCGGAGGATGTTGTGAAGGTGATGAAGCAACCCGAAGATGCCAACTCCGATGAGCCAAAACAGCGTTTCAAGAAATTTACGCAAATATTTAATCGCAAAAATAGGCCGAAAAAGTCGACTCCTGATGACGGCAGCCCAGATGATACTCCAACTCGGCAgcctttttcaaattttttcgaTAGCAGATCATCCTTATTCTCTAAAAAACCTCCTAAACCCGAAAACCCAGCGTCACAGGCCACTAACCCGTGTGGTCTAGACGAGAATGATTGGACCGTGGTTTGA